The Apodemus sylvaticus chromosome 19, mApoSyl1.1, whole genome shotgun sequence sequence ggAAACTGAGAAAAGATTGAAATGTGGAAGTTATTAATGCCCGATTATGGCTGATTCTCTGGAAGTTAGTTAGTCAATTAGTATTACATATTTTCCTTCCATGAAATGACAAATAGTTTCTGATTAGAGTTCAGTGGGCTTACCCTTCAACAACAGTACAATCTAATGATATGCAAAGATGACAAGAATCAAAGAGGCACACACAGATAAACCTACAATGTTATTTATCGCTattttgtgtctgttttctttcttgttggaattttaaaattatttctgtgagaaaataaaacacttacatttttaaaatttatcaatgCTAATATAATTCATAGATGATATCCTGTATTCAAGGAATATAGTGGGTAAACAATACTCAGGAAGATGCAGCCAAGAATTGAATTCATGTAGGAGAGAGGATGAGGCATAAAAGCCAGGAATTACTTACATACATGGATAAATGCATTTGTAGGTCTAGATGATAATTAAATCAtgtttaaaataatgttaaatattcgaaataaaaagtaaagtaaatatTGCATATAGTCAATAGAACAATCTAAAAATCTATTGTTCCACCACTACTCATTCCCCGTATCATTAAATTGTGTACTTTGATTCTTTTGAACACTCAAGATGAAGGGtcctttatattttaactttgtaAATAATGAGTCTTTGGGAAAAAAGCAGTTTATTAACCCAAGTGAGCAACACCATTAGCTTCTCAACACTTCAGCTAATGCACTCACAGATTTCTGCTCAGCACACAGGACTCATCACAGATGTGCTTTTGACTGTAAGGATCTTGCTGGAGTCTCTTTTTCTATCAGATAGGGTAAGATTTAACTTGagcattttcagtaatggaaaAGAGGATCCTTGGGATCTACTTCATTAGTGAGGTATAATCACGTGTCCCTATTTTTATAAtcagatgcacacatacaaattattCTTGGGAACAAAGCATTTATTTTGTGAGACATATAGATAAATGTACACTATAAGAACATTAACATGAGTTATAATTTtacctatttttatttgaaaaaatattcttgTTGCATTATtagtaaaaatggaaaatatagtaAAACTATAAATTGGTTCACTTGGATTAGGAAAGGAATATATAGGAAACGTGAATTTCGGTAGGGACTGAATAACTTATGGACATAGTTACTGTACTTTTTATGAGCAAGAAAACCTTGTAGCTATGTAAGCATAGCAGGTAACTTGGTAACCTAGAGGAATTATGTACAGCAATAAGGGATCTAGTATCACACAGACAAAATCAGTTTACCTAATGgcagtttaaaatgtatttattaaaattaactttaaattggTATTGGGTCTTGTCAAAACTAACTCTTTTTTCACTCTTAATTCCTGTACATCCTTAAGAAATGATCTGAAATAATATTGGAATTAGAGGAACAAGGGAGCCCATGCATATCCTTACTGGTCAATTATCTTTCATTTGATAAAACACTCttgagagccgggcagtggtggcgcacgcctgtaatcccagcactctgggaggcagaggcaggcggatttctgagttcgaggccagcctggtctacagagtgagttccaggacagccagggttacacagagaaaccctgtctcgaaaaaccaaaagaaaactctcttgagAAGGACATAACTAAGAGAAACACTGAAACAGAGTCTTAGAAGAAATCTAATTCATCACTCCTCTAATCTAGGACATAGTAGCAATATCTCTTAGTTTGTTGTCTCTTTAGAGATTGAATATAGCTTTTGCATATACCATTCTCCGAGAAAATTCTTCTCTTGACAACACTTTCTTCAGAGCTGCTTTCATGGACTCATTTCTCAAGCTGTAGATAAGTGGATTGAGTGTTGGAGGTATCACAGTGTAGAATATGGAGAATATGAGGTCCATTGCTGACAGGGAATCTGAAGGAAGTCTTAGAAATTCAAAGCCTGCAGCTGAGAGGAAGAACATGACTACAAACAAATGTGGAAGACAGGTGGAGAACACCTTAGTCCGACTATCAGCTGATGGAATTCTCATCACAGTTGAGAAGATTTGAATGTAGGAGAATACTATGGCAATCAAACAGACAAAGGCTGTAGATGTTGTAAATGCAGCCACTGCAATCTCATTAATGAATTCATAAGAACAGGCTAGTTTTAGCATTTGGGGAATGTCACAGAAGAACTGGTGAATAATTCTCTTCCCACAAAGAGGAATTGAGAAATTAACACCTGTGTGTATGAGCCCAGATATTCCTCCAGCCATCCATACAGCTATCACTGCACACTTGCAAGCATGGGGATCCATAATTGTCTCATACTGCAGTGGCTGACAGATGGCAACATACCGGTCATAAGACATCACCGTGAGAATACCTACTTCTGATGAAGCCAGAGCTATGAAGAAGAAAACCTGAAGCACACACtgaccaaaagaaataaaaccattgtCCATGAGTGAGTTTGCAATGGACTGAGGAACAGTAACAGAGATGAAGCAGAGGTCCAAAAGAGAGAGGTGCTTCAAGAAGTAGTACATGGGAGAATGAAGACGTTGGTCcaaggtgatgatggtgataatgagGAGATTGCCCATGATGGCCAACAGGTATGTGATCAAAAAGAGCACTGCATGTAAAATCTGAAGGTTACGCTCATCAGAGAACCCCATGAGGAGGAATCCAGTCTTGAAGCTCACATTCATTATGGTCACTCTTGAGACTCAAAGTTTAATTCTATTTaagaaaagctaaaagaaaactAGTGATAGCAAGAAGAACTTGTTATCCCTGGGATTAGTTAACATTCAGTTCTAACAAATATTTAGCAATTTTCTGGAACTAGAAACATTAAGTGTAATCAACAAGTCATAAGAATTTTCTGGGCTAGAGCCTGACTTGTCACTATTAGAATAACTGAATGACTAAAATTGTTTACTTCAATAAAGCCAGTGGGAATGAGGTCATATAGTAACATCATCCATTATACATGGTACCTTAGCATCAAGCTAATATATTGCAGCCTCCTCTGATGAC is a genomic window containing:
- the LOC127669119 gene encoding olfactory receptor 14J1-like, translating into MNVSFKTGFLLMGFSDERNLQILHAVLFLITYLLAIMGNLLIITIITLDQRLHSPMYYFLKHLSLLDLCFISVTVPQSIANSLMDNGFISFGQCVLQVFFFIALASSEVGILTVMSYDRYVAICQPLQYETIMDPHACKCAVIAVWMAGGISGLIHTGVNFSIPLCGKRIIHQFFCDIPQMLKLACSYEFINEIAVAAFTTSTAFVCLIAIVFSYIQIFSTVMRIPSADSRTKVFSTCLPHLFVVMFFLSAAGFEFLRLPSDSLSAMDLIFSIFYTVIPPTLNPLIYSLRNESMKAALKKVLSREEFSRRMVYAKAIFNL